A single region of the Enterococcus mundtii genome encodes:
- a CDS encoding metal-sulfur cluster assembly factor — protein MSEQKWSAEEVDEIKERILTALEMVIDPELGIDIVNLGLIYEIEFDPENGDTVVKMTLTTMGCPLADILTESIHDALKEVPEVSKAEVKLVWYPAWTTDKMSRYARIALGIR, from the coding sequence ATGAGTGAACAAAAATGGTCTGCTGAAGAAGTAGATGAAATCAAAGAGCGAATTCTCACCGCGTTAGAAATGGTGATTGACCCAGAACTAGGAATCGATATCGTGAACCTAGGTTTGATCTATGAAATCGAATTTGACCCTGAAAATGGAGATACCGTTGTTAAAATGACTTTGACAACGATGGGCTGTCCGTTAGCTGATATCTTGACTGAATCGATCCATGATGCACTAAAAGAAGTGCCAGAAGTGTCGAAAGCAGAAGTCAAATTAGTCTGGTATCCCGCTTGGACAACCGATAAAATGAGTCGTTATGCACGGATTGCTTTGGGGATTCGTTAA
- a CDS encoding YitT family protein: MTVYQRNENLKKIVVILMTGLSAAVALNYFLIPANVFSAGMNGIAQIIASLLSEWVHIDVDTGTFIFLLNIPVFILGFLKVGKRATVLSFINVVCVSVMTTVLPTGQVTDNILMNALVGGVLLGVGVGISLKMGFTTGGMDIISLVLSQTTGKTVGNYMLILNGIIVVAAGFLFNWESALYTIISIYAMTQVIDAIHTSHQKVTAMIVTVKPEEVTAEIAQRMVRGMTLLPSVGGYSKREGKMIMMVITRYEMYDLDQIVHEIDEDAFINILPTHSVFGRFANENEQKMYRSTGVLPEIKHASKKAKSK; the protein is encoded by the coding sequence ATGACTGTCTATCAAAGAAACGAAAATCTTAAGAAAATAGTGGTTATCTTGATGACCGGTTTGTCTGCAGCGGTGGCATTGAATTATTTTTTGATTCCAGCCAACGTCTTTTCTGCAGGAATGAACGGGATTGCCCAAATCATTGCTTCACTATTATCTGAATGGGTCCATATAGATGTCGATACTGGAACGTTTATTTTTCTATTGAATATTCCTGTATTTATACTAGGCTTTTTAAAAGTCGGAAAACGTGCAACTGTACTTAGTTTCATCAACGTTGTTTGTGTGTCAGTCATGACGACAGTTTTACCGACAGGACAGGTAACAGATAATATACTGATGAATGCATTAGTCGGTGGTGTTTTACTTGGCGTCGGTGTCGGTATTTCTCTAAAAATGGGTTTTACGACTGGTGGAATGGACATCATTTCATTGGTTCTTTCTCAAACGACAGGGAAAACCGTAGGAAACTATATGCTGATTTTAAATGGCATTATCGTCGTAGCAGCTGGCTTCCTCTTTAATTGGGAAAGTGCTTTGTATACAATCATCTCGATCTATGCAATGACTCAAGTCATCGATGCGATCCATACGAGTCACCAAAAAGTGACCGCCATGATTGTCACTGTGAAACCAGAAGAAGTGACTGCTGAAATTGCGCAACGCATGGTTCGGGGGATGACTCTCTTACCTTCAGTTGGTGGATATTCAAAACGTGAAGGAAAAATGATCATGATGGTCATCACACGTTACGAAATGTATGATCTTGATCAAATCGTCCATGAGATCGATGAAGATGCGTTCATCAATATTTTACCAACGCATTCCGTTTTTGGTCGCTTTGCCAATGAGAACGAACAAAAAATGTATCGTTCAACAGGGGTTCTTCCTGAAATCAAACATGCATCTAAAAAGGCAAAAAGCAAATAA
- a CDS encoding YajQ family cyclic di-GMP-binding protein: MAKDASFDIISEVSVEEVKNAIQQTTKELTNRFDFKDSTVEIKLENTNKLVVLSDDEFKIEQIKDVLFGKLNKRNVPIKNIHFSETEHALGGKARQSADLVNGIDRDNGKKITTAIKNEKLKVKTQIQEDQIRVTGKNRDDLQAVIALLRKLDLPIELQFTNYR, from the coding sequence ATGGCAAAAGATGCAAGTTTTGATATCATTTCAGAAGTATCTGTTGAAGAAGTAAAAAATGCAATCCAACAAACCACGAAAGAATTAACTAACCGTTTCGATTTCAAGGATTCAACGGTTGAGATCAAGTTAGAGAATACAAATAAATTAGTTGTGCTAAGTGACGATGAATTTAAAATCGAACAAATCAAAGATGTTTTGTTTGGAAAATTGAATAAACGCAATGTGCCAATCAAAAATATCCACTTTTCTGAAACGGAACACGCTTTAGGTGGTAAAGCACGCCAATCTGCTGATCTAGTCAATGGGATCGACCGCGATAATGGCAAGAAGATCACGACCGCGATCAAAAATGAAAAACTAAAAGTGAAAACACAGATCCAAGAAGACCAGATCCGAGTAACTGGTAAAAATCGCGATGATCTACAAGCTGTGATCGCACTTTTAAGAAAACTAGACTTGCCGATCGAATTGCAATTTACAAACTACCGTTAG
- a CDS encoding tyrosine-type recombinase/integrase — MQNFGLEELLEEMLFNEKARGISPKTIKKHQKFLKLFFEFLKKEQIYFIEDVKPKSIRQFMLMKLEEGCAETYVNSHLRSIRAYFKYCVDEDYVRYDRNPCMRVKWVKERKVVIQTFNDTEIKEMLGVAKKLTSFKPQKMDKQHTGYQTKFTNQRDYLLLLILIDTGLRINEIMNLKDVHITNKELFVENGKGKKDRIVHCSPLIYKEYIKYKRVANNFFEYNEIENIDNYVFLTREGKQYNYILAERAIIKIGNQCEIRKSIRVSPHSFRHYFAQKLVRNGTDIYRIQKLLGHASIKTTEVYLRSLNIEDEISKAVNFSPLQTI; from the coding sequence TTGCAAAATTTCGGGTTAGAGGAACTACTAGAAGAAATGTTGTTCAATGAAAAGGCTAGAGGAATTTCACCGAAAACGATAAAGAAGCATCAGAAGTTTTTGAAACTGTTCTTTGAATTTTTGAAAAAAGAGCAGATATACTTTATTGAAGACGTGAAACCAAAAAGCATTCGGCAATTCATGTTGATGAAATTAGAAGAGGGATGTGCTGAAACATATGTGAATAGCCATCTAAGAAGCATCAGAGCGTATTTTAAGTATTGTGTAGATGAAGATTATGTCCGCTACGATAGAAACCCCTGTATGCGTGTTAAGTGGGTCAAAGAGCGAAAGGTAGTTATTCAGACATTTAATGATACGGAAATCAAAGAGATGTTGGGAGTAGCAAAGAAGTTAACTTCCTTTAAACCTCAGAAAATGGATAAGCAACACACTGGCTATCAAACAAAATTCACAAATCAAAGAGATTACTTGCTCTTACTAATTCTTATAGACACAGGACTTAGAATTAATGAGATAATGAACTTAAAAGATGTTCACATTACTAATAAGGAGTTATTCGTTGAAAATGGAAAAGGGAAAAAAGATAGGATTGTTCATTGCTCACCGTTGATTTACAAAGAATATATAAAATATAAGCGAGTAGCAAACAACTTTTTTGAATATAATGAAATAGAGAATATAGACAATTATGTATTTTTGACAAGAGAAGGCAAACAATACAACTATATATTAGCTGAACGAGCAATCATAAAAATTGGGAATCAATGTGAGATTAGAAAGTCAATTCGGGTAAGCCCACACAGTTTTCGGCATTATTTTGCCCAAAAATTGGTTCGGAATGGGACAGATATTTATAGAATTCAAAAACTACTAGGACATGCTTCAATAAAAACGACTGAGGTGTATTTGAGAAGTTTAAATATTGAAGATGAAATTAGTAAAGCGGTCAATTTTTCACCGCTGCAGACGATTTAG
- a CDS encoding AbiH family protein, giving the protein MNITFLLGNGFDIQCGLQTSYINFYEYILKKKYSIELTQDRNDKLVSKIDNMIYSEIYKSKDNIDTWADLELQLGIFTKRLKEENQDTKLADKFLDDFEVLREDLNDYLKGIQIQDDIQISDDFSDILFTTMDKFFYKVLEQEYDEIKFMLSENTNSHFNYRFISFNYTNSLEIILQNCKKTAKNNSFNSSNLQQILNKEVINVHGVIDRFLTLGLNDETQLASDFFDKDDLIDLLKPDSLANSREYRRRNAENTIENSDIIVIFGMSMGSTDKHWWEKIADVLLKAKNKKLIIHLYEKEPSYLSGRKVRLRREKKEGEFLSHLDDLDLSDEKISQLRKQIYIVMDSPYIVNADLRKYLNQIGGKTDNIIDFGTKDIELSETAT; this is encoded by the coding sequence ATGAATATTACTTTTTTATTGGGGAATGGTTTTGACATTCAATGTGGCTTACAAACTTCATATATTAATTTTTATGAATATATTTTGAAGAAAAAGTATTCTATAGAACTGACCCAAGATAGGAATGATAAATTAGTTTCAAAAATTGATAATATGATATATTCGGAGATTTACAAATCTAAGGATAATATCGACACTTGGGCTGATTTGGAGCTTCAATTAGGGATATTTACTAAACGATTAAAGGAAGAAAATCAGGATACAAAACTAGCAGATAAGTTTTTAGATGATTTTGAGGTTTTACGAGAAGATTTAAACGATTATCTTAAAGGCATTCAAATACAAGATGATATTCAAATTAGCGATGATTTTTCAGATATACTATTTACTACTATGGATAAATTTTTTTATAAAGTATTGGAACAAGAATATGATGAAATTAAATTTATGTTAAGTGAAAACACTAATAGTCACTTTAATTATCGCTTTATATCTTTTAACTACACCAACAGTTTGGAAATAATTTTGCAAAATTGTAAAAAGACTGCAAAAAATAATAGTTTTAATAGTTCAAACTTACAACAAATCCTTAATAAAGAAGTAATCAATGTTCATGGAGTAATTGACCGATTTTTAACATTAGGATTGAATGATGAGACACAATTAGCATCAGATTTTTTTGATAAAGATGATTTAATTGATTTACTTAAACCTGACTCACTTGCGAATAGCAGAGAGTATAGACGTAGAAATGCTGAAAATACTATTGAGAATAGTGATATTATTGTGATTTTTGGAATGTCGATGGGTTCGACAGATAAACATTGGTGGGAAAAGATTGCTGATGTTTTGTTAAAAGCTAAAAATAAAAAACTGATTATTCATCTATATGAAAAAGAACCTAGTTATTTATCTGGTAGAAAAGTAAGATTAAGAAGAGAAAAAAAAGAAGGTGAGTTCTTATCTCATCTAGATGATTTAGACTTGTCAGATGAAAAAATATCTCAATTAAGAAAACAAATCTATATTGTGATGGATAGTCCATACATTGTTAATGCGGATTTAAGAAAATATTTGAATCAAATAGGGGGTAAAACAGACAATATAATTGATTTTGGAACAAAAGATATCGAACTATCTGAAACAGCCACCTAG
- a CDS encoding tyrosine-type recombinase/integrase: MTQRKINVKPIKSKEVLNQFATELLKNKHGQRDYTIFVFGIFTGLRISDILNLKVSDVKGKLKTDIVEKKTGKKRTLNLMQLTNQIIIYLNEEHDGQSEWLFPSPRDNTKHLATHQFYKIMQKTANFLDLDYIGTHTLRKTFGYSYYKKTKDLSSLMKILNHSSQAVTLRYIGIEEEEIQSSLDNFNPFQ, translated from the coding sequence ATGACACAGAGAAAAATTAATGTCAAACCAATTAAGTCCAAAGAGGTTCTGAATCAGTTTGCCACGGAATTATTGAAAAACAAACATGGACAAAGAGATTATACAATTTTCGTGTTTGGTATTTTTACAGGACTGCGTATTTCAGATATACTTAACCTAAAAGTTAGTGATGTCAAGGGAAAACTGAAAACTGATATTGTAGAGAAAAAGACAGGGAAGAAACGAACACTGAATCTGATGCAATTAACAAATCAAATCATTATATATCTAAACGAGGAACACGATGGACAAAGCGAGTGGTTATTTCCATCTCCTAGGGATAATACGAAACATTTAGCTACACATCAGTTCTATAAGATTATGCAGAAAACGGCTAATTTCCTTGATTTAGACTATATAGGAACTCATACCTTGAGAAAAACGTTTGGGTATAGTTATTATAAAAAAACAAAAGATTTATCGAGTCTAATGAAAATTTTAAACCATAGTAGTCAAGCAGTAACGCTCAGATATATAGGAATTGAAGAAGAGGAGATTCAGTCAAGTTTAGATAATTTTAATCCGTTTCAATAA